GGGATTGAGGCATGAAAGAAATGAAAGGGTTGGCCTTGACCAAAGGGGTGACATCTGAATTCCTGATTGGACCTCGGATTTCGGACACAATTCCTTCATGATAAACCCAGAGGAAATACGCTTATGGAGCAACTGACACCGGAAATGATCTTGGTAATGGGGATGATCGGCGTGGCCGTATTCCTGTTTATTGTGGAGTGGGTGCGCGTGGATGTGGTGGCCATTCTGATGATGGTCGCCCTCCCCCTCCTCCATCTGGTCACCCCCAAGGAGGCCTTTATCGGCTTGAGCAGCAACGCCGTGGTTTCCATTATTGCGGTGATCATCATCGGGGCCGGACTGGATAGAACAGGCATTATCAACAAGATGGTAACCCCCATCGTCCGCATTGCCGGCAACAGCCCTTCGCGGATTGTGATCGCCATCTCCTTTACAGTGGCCATCATCTCCAGTTTCATGCAAAACATCGGCGCCGCCGCGCTTTTCCTGCCTGCCATACAGCGCGTGAGCAAGTCCCTCAGGATCCCCATCAGCAGACTCCTGATGCCCATCGGCTTCAGCGCCATCCTGGGCGGGACCGTGACACTCGTGGGCTCCAGCCCCCTGATCCTGCTGAACGATCTCATGGCGCCCTTCAATCTCAAGCCCTTCGGGTTGTTCGATGTGACCCCCATCGGACTGGGGCTGGTGATCAGCGGCATCGCCTGTTTCGTCCTGTTTGGGAGGTTCATCCTGCCGAAGGGCGTGGACCCCACATCCGACCAGCAGGGACAGGAAGACAGTTCCAGCCCGCTGGAAGACATCGGCGAGGCATATGAACTCAAGGCGCCCGATGACTTTACCCACTACCGGGACCCGGTTCGGATCGACGATCTTCGCCGGAGATACCTGGTGCACGTGGTGGCCATTATCGAACCCCCTGATTTCAAGATCGTCAGCCCGCCCCCGGACATGGAGGTGCGGTCCGGCATGGACCTGGCGGTCTACGGCGCGGAAAGAGACGTGAAGCGGATGGCCGAACAGGAGGGGATGTTTCTGAAAGGCTCCCTTCAGGTCTTCCGGAATGAAGTGGCGGAAAGCGCTTCGGGGGCGGTGGAAGCGGTCGTGGCGCCCCGTTCTCCCCTGGTGGGAAAGACGTTGAGGCAGATAGACCTTCAGGATCGTTTCCGCGTGACGCCGCTGGCCGTTTATCGGCACGGGGAGACCTATCGCGCCGAGATCGGCGACCTTGCCCTCGGGGTGGGCGACGCCATCCTGCTTCACGGGACGTGGAAGCGGCTGAAAGCCCTTCAGGGAGAAAAGAGTCTCCTGTTCACCACCCCGGTTGATGTGGACCTGATGCGGCCCGAAAAGGCCGCTTTTGCGGGGTTCTGGCTGGCTACCGCCCTGATTATGATCATGGTTTTTAAAATCCAGTTGTCCGTCTGTCTGATGACCGGTGCCCTCGGGATGATTGTCACCAAGGTCCTCACCATCGACGAGGCATACCAGTCCGTGGACTGGAGAACCATCTTTTTGCTGGCGGGCCTGATCCCGTTGGGGATTGCAACCGAAAAAACAGGTACCGCGGCGTGGATCGCCCACGCGGTCCTGAGCGCCATCGGCACGGTGAGTCCCATCGTCCTGCTGGCGATTATCGGCGTGCTGGCCACTGTCTTTACCCTGGTCATCTCCAATGTGGGCGCCACCGTTCTGCTGGTCCCCCTGGTGGTGAACATGGCCATCGCGGCCAATGCCGATCCCCGGATGGCGGCCCTGGTGGTGGGACTGGCCACGAGCAACTCCTTCATCCTCCCCACCCACCAGGTCAATGCCCTCTACATGGGACCCGGCAGGTACAGGAGCGTGGACTTCATGAAGGCCGGCGCAATGGTCAGCGTGGTGTTTCTGGCGGTGATGATCGGCATCATCTCTCTGGTGTATGGGGTTTGATGTCCAATCGCACCCGTCGGCATTGTGAACATCTCATTGCGGGATGTCGAAGGCGGTTCCCAACCTTATGAAAGGAGCAATCGTCACATGTCAATCATAACCATCTCAAGGGGTTCATACAGCAAAGGCAAGGAGGTGGCGGAAAAGGTGGCCGCGCAATTGGGCTATGCGTGCATCAGCCGGGAAGTGCTCCTGGATGCCGGCGACCGGTTTGATATCCCTGAAGTGAGGCTCATCCGGGCCATTCACGACGCGCCGTCCATTCTGGAACGGTTCAGTCACGGCAAGCAGGCCTTCATGGCCTACATACGATATGCCCTCGCCCGCCGGGCACAGAAGGACAACCTGGTATATCACGGCCTGGCCGGCCACCTCCTGCTCAAGGGCATACCCCATATCCTGAAGGTTAGGATTATTGCAAACCTGGAAGACCGGGTCAAAAGCGAGATGAGCAGGGAAAAGATCAGCGAGGAGGAGGCCCGCTCCCTCATTCTCCGGGATGACCAGGAAAGACGCAAGTGGACCAGGAGCCTTTATGGCCTGGACCCCTGGGACAGCACGCTCTACGACCTGGTTCTCCACATCCATAAATTGACCGTGGACGACGCGGTGGCTTTCATCTGTGAGGCGGCCAGGCTGAAGCAATTCGAATCCACCCCGGAGACGCAGCGGAAGATGGATGATCTGGTTACGGCCTGCGAGGTGAAGGCTCTCCTTGCAGACGAATACGTGGATGTGAGCGTTGCATGTGAATTCGGAAACGTACTGATTTACACCCAGTCAGGGGAACGCCAGCAGCATAAACTGCAAGAGAGGGTGAGAAAATTGGGCCGGGAAATCAAGGGGGTCCATCACGTTGAGGTCCATCCCGGGGTCCCGGCCCCGGCTCAAGCAGTCTGACAGGCCGGATTGCGGTCTCCTTAGTGGTGAAGACAAAAAACGCACAGACAGAGGACCCGACATTATGTCCATCATCATTATTTCATCGGATTCGTACGAAAAGGGCGAGGAAATTGCCCGTACGACGGCCCAGACCCTGGATTACGCCTGCCTGGGCAGGGAACTTCTGGCCGCTGTCGCAGCGCAGTACCGGATTCCACAGGACAAGCTGGAGTGGGCCTTGGAATCGCCCCCTTTGTCCTGGGGACGGTCCGCCGGGCTTCAGGGCCGGTGCCTGGCATTTATCCAGAGCACGACCTTAGGCGAGTTGCTGAAGGATAACACGGTGTGCCACGGACTGGCCGCCCATCTTTATGTGGTCGGCATTTCCCACGCACTCAGGGTGCGCATTCTCGCCGACCCGGCCGAACTGGCACGGGATATATCAGGACAGGGAGAGGTCCCCCCTGAACGGGCACCAAGGTTCATCGACCGCCAACGGAAATTGCGACAGCACTGGTCCCTGACCCATTATCAACTGGATGAAACCGATCCTTCGCAGTACGATCTGGTCATCAGTCTCAGCCAAATCCATACGGATGAGGCCATCAAGATCATCGCCCAGACCGCCGGGTACCGCCGGTTTGCGGCCATGACCTATTCCCTCAGGTGTATCAAGGACGCTGAACTGGCAAGCAGGGTTCGTGCCGGGCTCTTGGAGGCGTACCCCAAGGTGAAGGTGCGTGCCGAGGGAGGGACCGTGATTGTCGAGACACAGGGGACCCGACGCAACAAACTGAAAAAGGCCGGTGCCATCAAAGAGGAGGTCCAAGCAATGGAGGGAGTGGATTATGTGGAGGTCCACGTCAAGAATGGTTTGTTCAAGAGGGCTCCATGAGGGTATTGTTTTCAATCCCCAAAATTTCTAAATCCCCACTTCCGGTTCATCCGGGTTAGGAGGTAATACCTATGTCCGAAAGACTGAGCGTCCTGCTGCTGGATGACGAACCGATCGTCGGCAGGCGGCTGGGACCGGCCCTGGCCAAAATCGGCTGCCATGTGGAGGCATTTGAAGACCCGAAAAAGGCGCTGGAGCGCATCGATCATAAGACTTTTGACGTGGTGGTGACAGACATCCGCATGGGTGAGATCGACGGCATGCAGGTCCTGGATCGCGTCAGGAGCAAGTCGCCGCGAACCAAGGTGATTCTGATCACGGGCTATGCCATGATGGAACTTGCGAGGGAAGCCATGGAAAAGGGGGCCTTTGATTTCATCTCAAAGCCCTTCAAGGCCAATGATTTGAGACAAGTGGTTGCCAGGGCCGCCCAGGCCCTGGGGGTATCGATGGACTTGGAAAAGGCAGCCATTTCAGGCTAATAACCCATTTGATTGGCCACCCTCCCGAGAATTCAGGCTGTTCAGGTTGCCCCCCTTTCCCTGAACGGTATCACGCGCAGCGTGAGTCTGTCCACCTTTTGGACAAGCACTCGATCCCCTTCCGACAACGGAAACTCACTGACCGCCCCCCATAGTTCTCCATGGACAAAGACCTGCCCTTCGGATTCCTTCCAGTATCTGATTTCGCCTACTTTTCCCAACATACCCGTCACCCCGCAGACGGATTTTTTCTTCCGGTCTTTGATATACCAGATTAGAGGAAAAACCACATGCTCTATAATCTCAAACAAGACAATCCCTGCTATCACAATGATAATGGTATTTTTCACCGCGGTTCCCCTCAGTCCATAATCAGGTGCCCTGCGACCAGCACCAGAATCCATGCTGAAAACACTGCCGGAGACGCATGCAAGCGACAAATGACGCCGCGCATCCACTTGGGCGCTATTTTGAATTTTACCATCACTCCCAGCAGAACCATTATCGCCACCATGAGCAGGCCCCATTCAGGAAGGGATGATTTGCCACAGGAAGACAATAAAAAGTGAAGACCGGCGATGCCCAGGGCTGCGGGATTTAAAACATAATGAAATCGCATCAGGTGCTTTTTTTGGAACTGATTGAAGCTCTTGATAACGCTTCTGGTTTCCGGCTGTAGACGAAGGTAGCGGCAGGCACCTTTCATAAGCATGCTCAGCGCCACAGTCATGTTCGCCGCCAAAAAGAGCCATGCGGCGGTTTGACCCGTCAGGGCATTCCCGTCATCTCCTCTTTTCAACCGTGGGCTTTTCTGGCCCTCGTTATCATGGTTTTCTATTCCCCTTTCCGGTCGGATGCGATGCCTCTCGCTCCCCTGGTCATCATTTCCTCCCACGGCCCCCGGCCAGATGGAGGAAACAAACAAAAGCAAAACCACCAAACCAAAGAATATCCTTCTATTCCTTCTTGAGCGTGTCACGAGCATAGATTCTCCTTTTCAGAGGCATTTTTAACACATGGTGGGGACTCTCCTTTCATATCATTGGTTCCTTAATCCGAAACGTTAAATCCTTGTCGACCTCAGTCATTCTGTGTTTTCGTGAATGCGGTCAGGAAGTGATAGAAAAATTGCTTAAACCAGCGGGAAGAGAGGCCTCAAGGATTAGCAGAGGATCGATAGGGTTTCCAGGTAGGTGGGTGCCGATGGGATTATTCTGCTGATATAATTTGCCTCAAAATTCATAATAGGATGATAAGTGGAGGGAGAATCGAAGAGAGCAGATGAACTCAATAGGGCATCAATGAATTTCGCACTGAATGTCAGTCCCGCAGAATTGACTGCTTTTAATGTCCGGCCCCTTTCCAACTCGCAGCTCTTACAGGGGATATCCGAGCACT
This Deltaproteobacteria bacterium DNA region includes the following protein-coding sequences:
- a CDS encoding cytidylate kinase-like family protein; translated protein: MSIIIISSDSYEKGEEIARTTAQTLDYACLGRELLAAVAAQYRIPQDKLEWALESPPLSWGRSAGLQGRCLAFIQSTTLGELLKDNTVCHGLAAHLYVVGISHALRVRILADPAELARDISGQGEVPPERAPRFIDRQRKLRQHWSLTHYQLDETDPSQYDLVISLSQIHTDEAIKIIAQTAGYRRFAAMTYSLRCIKDAELASRVRAGLLEAYPKVKVRAEGGTVIVETQGTRRNKLKKAGAIKEEVQAMEGVDYVEVHVKNGLFKRAP
- a CDS encoding response regulator — its product is MSERLSVLLLDDEPIVGRRLGPALAKIGCHVEAFEDPKKALERIDHKTFDVVVTDIRMGEIDGMQVLDRVRSKSPRTKVILITGYAMMELAREAMEKGAFDFISKPFKANDLRQVVARAAQALGVSMDLEKAAISG
- a CDS encoding SLC13 family permease; this encodes MEQLTPEMILVMGMIGVAVFLFIVEWVRVDVVAILMMVALPLLHLVTPKEAFIGLSSNAVVSIIAVIIIGAGLDRTGIINKMVTPIVRIAGNSPSRIVIAISFTVAIISSFMQNIGAAALFLPAIQRVSKSLRIPISRLLMPIGFSAILGGTVTLVGSSPLILLNDLMAPFNLKPFGLFDVTPIGLGLVISGIACFVLFGRFILPKGVDPTSDQQGQEDSSSPLEDIGEAYELKAPDDFTHYRDPVRIDDLRRRYLVHVVAIIEPPDFKIVSPPPDMEVRSGMDLAVYGAERDVKRMAEQEGMFLKGSLQVFRNEVAESASGAVEAVVAPRSPLVGKTLRQIDLQDRFRVTPLAVYRHGETYRAEIGDLALGVGDAILLHGTWKRLKALQGEKSLLFTTPVDVDLMRPEKAAFAGFWLATALIMIMVFKIQLSVCLMTGALGMIVTKVLTIDEAYQSVDWRTIFLLAGLIPLGIATEKTGTAAWIAHAVLSAIGTVSPIVLLAIIGVLATVFTLVISNVGATVLLVPLVVNMAIAANADPRMAALVVGLATSNSFILPTHQVNALYMGPGRYRSVDFMKAGAMVSVVFLAVMIGIISLVYGV
- a CDS encoding cytidylate kinase-like family protein, which translates into the protein MSIITISRGSYSKGKEVAEKVAAQLGYACISREVLLDAGDRFDIPEVRLIRAIHDAPSILERFSHGKQAFMAYIRYALARRAQKDNLVYHGLAGHLLLKGIPHILKVRIIANLEDRVKSEMSREKISEEEARSLILRDDQERRKWTRSLYGLDPWDSTLYDLVLHIHKLTVDDAVAFICEAARLKQFESTPETQRKMDDLVTACEVKALLADEYVDVSVACEFGNVLIYTQSGERQQHKLQERVRKLGREIKGVHHVEVHPGVPAPAQAV